CCGCAGGTAGTCGCCGGGGTCGCGGAGGCCGTCCGGGTGATCGACGCGGAGGCCGTCCACGAGCCCGTCGCGCACCCAGCGCGCGATCTCGGCGTGCGTGTCGTCGAAGACCCGCGGATCCTCCACCCGTACGCCGGCCAGCGAGTTCACCGCGAAGAACCGGCGGTAGTTCAGCTCGGCGTCGGCCCGTCGCCACGAGACCAGCTCGTAGTGCTGCCGGGCGTGCACCTCGCGCGGCGAGGCGAACTCGGTGCCTGGAGCGACGGGGAAGCGGTGGTCGTAGTAGCGCAGCTCGCCGTCCACGACGCGCAGCGCGTCCTCCTCGTCCGGCCCGTCGCCGAGCACCGGGAGGCGCAGCCGGCCGCCGCCGAACGCCCAGTCGATGTCGAAGTGCCCGGCGTAGGCGGACTCCTGACCGAAGCGGAGCACATCCCACCACCACGGGTTCTCGTGCGGCACAGCGACGCCGAGATGGTTGGGCACGATGTCCACGATCACCTGGAGTCCGTGGCGGTGGGCGGCGTCCGCGAACTCGCGCAACGCCTCCGGGCCGCCGCGCGCCTCGTCCACCCGCGTGGGGTCGACCACGTCGTAGCCGTGCGCAGACCCCGCGGCCGACTGGAGCAGCGGCGACAGGTAGACGGCGCCGACGCCCAGACGGCGGAGGTAGTCGAGCACCTGCGCGGCGTCCCGCAGCGTGAAGTCGGGCGAGATCTGGAGGCGGTAGGTGCTTATCGGTACGTCGTGGCTCACACCAAGGATTCTTTCGCGCGGCGCACCCCGCTGGAAGGGGGTGGACATTCCCGTGGACAACTCGCACCTGCCCCCGCCCTGTGGAGGACAGAGGGGATTGAAAAACCCGGTCGGGTGTGCACCCTGGACCGGCCCACGACACCGTGGGAACGTCGTGACGACCTGATCGAAAGGGGACATCATGGGACTCGACGACAAGATGAAGAACGCCGCGGAGAACGCGGGCGGCAAGGCCAAGGAGGCCACCGGCAAGGCGACCGGCAACGAGCGCCTGGAGGCCGAGGGCAAGGGTGACCAGGCCAAAGCCGACCTCAAGAACGCCGGCGAGAAGGTGAAGGACGCCTTCAAGCACTGACGTTCTCCACGAGTCGCCCCCGCCCCTGTGGCGGGGGCTTTCTCGTTAACGGATCACAAGGACAGCGCCGCGATCGCGCTGATCTCGATCAGCGCCCCCGGCACCCCGAGCCCCGCCACGCGCGACCCGGTCACGAGCGGCGGCGCGCCCTCCCGGCCGAGCTGGGGCGCGATGGCCCCGTACGCCGCGCCGAGATCGGCGGAGGCGTCGATGAGGACGAACCACTGCACTACGTCGTCGAGCGTCGCTCCCGCCGCCGCGAGGGCGATCTTCGCGTTGTCGAGGGCGCGCGCGGCCTGCGGGCCGACCTCCGGCGACACGAGCGCGCCGGTCTCGTCGACGCCGTTCTGGCCGCCGAGGTAGACGGTCGCCGATCCGGCGGGGACGACGGCGACGTGACTGAAGGCGGGAGTGCGGACGAGCCCGTCCGGCTGAAGGAAGGTGACGGCCATGACCTCATCCTGCCAGCGACCACCGACCTCCGGACAGGAGGCCGCCGCTGACGGACCCACGAGTGCCGAAGCGCGATTGCACAGGTGAAATCCTGCATGTTCGCTCACGTGCGACCGCGGAGCTGACCGCGTGAGGACGGCGCGGGCACCGGATACTCGCATCCATGAAACCGCAGTCTCGTGGCGCCCCGCCCGATGCCGGACCGACCGTGCCGCACGTCGAGCGCGCGACCAGCGTGGTGACCGGTCAGCCGATCCTCATCCGCTGCGAGTGCCCGCTGGGACGCGACCACACGTACGCCGAATGGCAGGAGCGGTTCGGCGGCGGCACGACCGAATGACGGCGGAAGGGCGGGCGCCGTGTGCGGATCGTCTGGTTCCGCCCGCTGCGCGCATGGATTCCGTGAGGATCCGCGCCACCGAATCCGAAGCGGCGTAGACCGATATCCGTGACGACGATCGAGCGACCTCCCGCGCGCGGAAGGGCGAAGCGGTTCTTCGAAGGCGCCCACCGCTGGGGCTGGTTCGAGGAGACCTCCGCCCTGTACACCGCGCGCACCGGGGTCTGCGCGCGCCGGCTGTTCGTCTACCCGCCGGGGACGACCTCCGCCGAGCGCCGCGCCATCGTCTTCCGGCGGCGTTGGCCCACGGTCGGCGGCCTGCTGGCCCTCATCCCTGCGCTCGTGCTGGCGCCCGCTCCCGCGGTGACGGCGATCGGCGCGCTGGTGGGGGTCTACGTCGCGGGCTTCGTCGTGGCCGCGGTCGCGACGCGCCGGGTGTGGAGGGAGTGCCGCGTGATCCGCTGCTCCACGGTCGCGGTCGGAGAACAGTACGAGACGTACGGCGACGAGCGGCTGGTCACGGCCTCCCTCGCGTCGCTGCTCGTACTGGAGCGCGCGCGGGACGAGGGCCGGATCGACGAGGTCGGATTCGAGCTCGGCTGGAGCCGCGTGTACGACCTGGCGCAGGCCCGTCCCGCGGAGTAGCTTGCCCTGCATGGGCGACCGGGTGGAGCGCGCCCGGGCGCTGCGTCGCGTCGGGCTGGGAGTGCTGTTCGCCGTCCTCTCGCTGGTCTTCACGGTCGCGGTCACCGTGCTCATCCCGACCGAGGGCGAGAACCCTCGGGCGTGGGGGATCGTCGTGTGCGGGGTCGTGACGGTGGCGGTCTTCACGCAGGTCGCACTGCGCAACTGGAGGCTGCTCAAGCACTACCGCGGCGACGATCTCCCGGTCGCCCACGCCGCCCATCGGCGGCTTCTGCACCACTGATCGAAGCGCCCGGGTGATCGAAGCGACTCAGGGCAGCAGGATCACCTTGCCGCCGGGATGCCCCGACTCCACCAGCCGCGCGGCGTCGGCCGCCTCGGTCAGCGGGAAGGTCCGCGCGATGTCCACCTCGAGTTCGCCCTCGGCGATGAGGTCGAGCGCGAGCGCGTAGCCGTCGTCGCGCAGCCGCAGCTCGTCGGCCGTCAGCGGAACGGGGTTCCCGCCTCCCCACGCGCGGATGCCCAGCTCGGCCGCCCGCGGCCCGACCACGATCGTGCCGATCCGCGAGCGGTCGTCGACGAGGGCGAAGGACGCCTCCAGCGCCTCGTCGGAGCCGATCGCGTCGAGGATGAGGTCGTACCCGTCCGGCGCGGCGGCGCGCAGCCGCTCCAGCAGCCCGTCGCCGTACGCCACAGGAGTCGCCCCGAGCTCACGCAGCCGCGCGTGGCTCGCCGGCGACCCGGTCGCGACCACCGTGGCGCCCATCCGGCGGGCGAGCTGGATCGCCATCCTCCCGACACTGCCAGAGCCGCCGTGGATGAGCAGCGTCGTCCCCGGCCCGACGCCCAGCGAGACCAGCACCTGATGCGCCGTCGCGGCGGGGACGCCGATTGCCGCCGCTTGCTCCCAACTCACCGCGGCCGGCTTGCGCACGAGCTGGGAGGCCGCCGCGACCAGGTGCGTGGTGTAGGCGCCGTGCGGGTTGCGGACGACCACCTCGTCACCGGGCGCCCAGCCGTCCACGCCGGCCCCGACCGAGAGCACGACGCCTGCCGCATCGCTTCCCGGCACGCGTGGCGCGGTGATCGGAGCGCTCGGCCGGCCGCCGCTGCGCAGCTTGCCGTCGATCGGGTTCACGCCGACGGCGCGCACCGCCACCACCACGCCGTCGTCGGGCGCGACCGGATCCGGCACGGTTGCCACCTCGAGCACGTCGGGATCGCCGAGTCGGTCGTACTGGATCTGCGTGGCCATGCGTCCTTCCGTCGCGGGTGATCGTCCTTCGAGTCAACCAGCGCCGCGGCGGATTGTCTCCCCGCGCGTCACCGGCTCGCGAACGCCGCCCGGTATCGCGTGGGCGGCACACCGACCTCGGAGTCGAAGTGGTGGCGCAGCAGCGTCGCACTCGCGAACCCGCTGCGCCGGGCGACCTCCTCGACGGGGATGTCCGTGGTCTCCAGCAGCAGCCGCGCGTGGAGGACGCGCTGCGTCGTCAGCCACTGCATCGGCGGCACCCCGGTCTCGGCGACGAAGCGGCGCGAGAAGCTCCTGGTCGACATGTGGGTCCTGGCCGCGAGGCCGGAGACGGTATGGTTCTCGTCCAGCGTGGTGCTCAGGTGGTCCAGCAGTTCGCTGAACGTGTCGTCCTCGCAGTCGGAAACGGGCCGCTCGATGTACTGCCGCTGACCGCCGTCGCGCTGCGGCGGCACGACCATGTTGCGCGCGATCGTGTTGGCGACCGCGCTGCCGAGCTCGCGCCGCACCAGGTGGAGGCACGCGTCGATGCCGGCGGAGGTGCCGGCGCTGGTGATGATGGTGCCGTCGTCGATGAACAGCACGTCCGGGTTGACGCGCGCGAGCGGGAAGCGGCGCTGGAGGGCGTCGGCGTACCGCCAGTGCGTCGTGCTCTCGCGGCCGTCGAGGAGGCCGGCGGCGCCGAGCACGAACGCACCGGAGCAGACGCTCAGCAGGATGGCGCCGCGGGCATGCGCGCGCCGGAGCCCGTCGAGCAGCTCCTCCGGGTACTCGTCGCGGATCGTGGCGGCCGGCACCGCGATGAGGTCGGCGTCCTCCATCGCGTCCAGCCCGTATGGCGCGATGAGCTGCACGCCGGTCTCGTTCCGGATCGGCTCGCCCGGGGTCGCCGAGCAGACCCGGAAGTCGAACGGCTCGATCCCCGCATAGCTGCGGTCGAGCCCGAACACCTCGCAGATGACGCCGAACTCGAACATCGCG
This genomic stretch from Leifsonia sp. EB41 harbors:
- a CDS encoding CsbD family protein, with product MGLDDKMKNAAENAGGKAKEATGKATGNERLEAEGKGDQAKADLKNAGEKVKDAFKH
- a CDS encoding RidA family protein yields the protein MAVTFLQPDGLVRTPAFSHVAVVPAGSATVYLGGQNGVDETGALVSPEVGPQAARALDNAKIALAAAGATLDDVVQWFVLIDASADLGAAYGAIAPQLGREGAPPLVTGSRVAGLGVPGALIEISAIAALSL
- a CDS encoding DUF6611 family protein, whose translation is MTTIERPPARGRAKRFFEGAHRWGWFEETSALYTARTGVCARRLFVYPPGTTSAERRAIVFRRRWPTVGGLLALIPALVLAPAPAVTAIGALVGVYVAGFVVAAVATRRVWRECRVIRCSTVAVGEQYETYGDERLVTASLASLLVLERARDEGRIDEVGFELGWSRVYDLAQARPAE
- a CDS encoding NADP-dependent oxidoreductase, which produces MATQIQYDRLGDPDVLEVATVPDPVAPDDGVVVAVRAVGVNPIDGKLRSGGRPSAPITAPRVPGSDAAGVVLSVGAGVDGWAPGDEVVVRNPHGAYTTHLVAAASQLVRKPAAVSWEQAAAIGVPAATAHQVLVSLGVGPGTTLLIHGGSGSVGRMAIQLARRMGATVVATGSPASHARLRELGATPVAYGDGLLERLRAAAPDGYDLILDAIGSDEALEASFALVDDRSRIGTIVVGPRAAELGIRAWGGGNPVPLTADELRLRDDGYALALDLIAEGELEVDIARTFPLTEAADAARLVESGHPGGKVILLP
- a CDS encoding helix-turn-helix domain-containing protein; its protein translation is MLKRVAVPVIDEFAMFEFGVICEVFGLDRSYAGIEPFDFRVCSATPGEPIRNETGVQLIAPYGLDAMEDADLIAVPAATIRDEYPEELLDGLRRAHARGAILLSVCSGAFVLGAAGLLDGRESTTHWRYADALQRRFPLARVNPDVLFIDDGTIITSAGTSAGIDACLHLVRRELGSAVANTIARNMVVPPQRDGGQRQYIERPVSDCEDDTFSELLDHLSTTLDENHTVSGLAARTHMSTRSFSRRFVAETGVPPMQWLTTQRVLHARLLLETTDIPVEEVARRSGFASATLLRHHFDSEVGVPPTRYRAAFASR